In Flavobacteriaceae bacterium, the following proteins share a genomic window:
- a CDS encoding type I restriction endonuclease subunit R, whose protein sequence is MAKGIHTELTFEEAIETSLLEDGGYVKGLSQDFDAQLGLFPTYITNFLKDSQPKAWDKLSNIHKEDVETKVVQRLIRELDLRGTLDVVRNGFTDYGVKFKMGYFKPETTLNEDDKLLYSKNHLSVTRQLYYERNGNNSLDMVLSLNGLVIATIELKNQFSGQNVSNAKKQYVFDREPTEPIFAFKKRALVHFAVDTDECYMTTRLSGKATRYLPFNLGHNNGAGNPPNKEGYRTEYLWEYVWAKDSFMDIIGKFLHLNVEEYELDGIKKKKETMIFPRYHQLDVVRNLTQNAKDNGAGKNYLIQHSAGSGKSNSIAWLSYRLSSLHNSNNERIFDSVIVITDRKVLDSQLQNTIYQFEHKQGVVQKIDKNSQQLADALEAGSNIIITTLQKFPFVLDKIGELPTSKYAVIIDEAHSSQGGEATKKMKEVLSAKTLEEAEELELDSGLDDDAEDAIRKSMEARGKQDNLSFFAFTATPKAKTVEVFGTPDVDDKPKPFHLYSMKQAIEEGFILDVLQNYTTYKTYFRLSKEIEEDPKVNKKQASRAIGRFLSLHPHNLAQKTEVIVEHFRQVVSKKIGGKAKAMLVTGSRLHAVRYKEEFDKYIKSKGYSDIKTIVAFSGKVIYESYPEGVTEVELNGFKEKELPKKFATNEYQLLLVADKYQTGFDQPLLHTMYVDKKLSGVKCVQTLSRLNRMHAGKEDTFILDFTNEVEDIISSFQPYYELTTIESNTDPNHLYDLKNEIEKAQIIWQSEVDNFCNVYFNSLNALNVKQQAKLNAYIDPAVERFKQLPEENSKEDVIGTETTQDNFKHALQSFTRTYSFLTQIMPFTDVDLEKLFTYSRFLLKKLPRKNQRDRFKLGDEVSLEYYRLQKITEQNLALESQGEYGLDGISESGIRVTKEEKEALSEIISVINTKFGTEFTEADKLFFDQIEEELVADDKLTEQAQNNTLDNFKFGFEDAFMDKLIGRMEQNQDIFSKMMDDKDFGKIVRNYMLKKVYKRLNE, encoded by the coding sequence ATGGCTAAAGGTATACATACAGAGTTAACATTTGAAGAAGCAATTGAGACATCCTTATTGGAAGATGGAGGCTATGTTAAAGGACTGTCTCAAGACTTTGATGCTCAATTAGGATTATTTCCAACATATATAACTAACTTCCTTAAAGACTCCCAACCTAAAGCTTGGGATAAATTAAGTAATATCCATAAGGAGGATGTAGAAACCAAAGTTGTTCAACGCTTAATACGAGAATTGGATTTAAGAGGAACTCTTGATGTTGTTAGAAATGGATTTACGGATTATGGTGTTAAATTTAAAATGGGCTATTTTAAGCCTGAGACAACACTTAACGAAGATGATAAGTTATTATACAGCAAGAATCATTTAAGTGTTACCAGACAGCTTTATTATGAGCGTAACGGTAATAATTCTTTGGATATGGTATTAAGCTTAAATGGTCTAGTAATAGCAACTATAGAGCTTAAAAATCAGTTTTCAGGACAAAATGTATCTAATGCTAAAAAGCAATATGTTTTTGACAGAGAACCAACTGAACCCATTTTTGCCTTTAAAAAGAGAGCTTTAGTTCATTTTGCTGTGGACACAGATGAATGTTACATGACTACAAGGCTTAGTGGTAAAGCAACAAGATACCTTCCATTCAATTTAGGTCATAATAACGGAGCTGGAAATCCACCGAACAAAGAAGGTTATAGAACTGAATATCTTTGGGAGTATGTTTGGGCTAAAGATAGTTTCATGGACATTATTGGTAAATTTTTGCACCTTAATGTTGAAGAATATGAATTAGATGGTATTAAAAAGAAAAAGGAAACCATGATTTTTCCTCGTTATCATCAATTGGATGTTGTTAGAAACTTAACTCAAAATGCTAAGGATAATGGAGCTGGTAAAAACTACCTAATTCAGCATTCAGCAGGTTCAGGTAAATCAAACTCTATAGCTTGGTTATCCTATCGTTTATCAAGTCTACATAATTCTAATAACGAACGAATATTTGATTCTGTAATAGTCATTACTGACCGTAAGGTACTTGATAGTCAACTACAAAATACAATCTATCAATTTGAGCATAAACAAGGAGTTGTTCAAAAGATTGACAAAAATTCACAACAATTAGCTGATGCCCTTGAGGCAGGCTCAAATATTATTATTACAACACTTCAGAAATTTCCTTTTGTACTTGATAAAATTGGAGAGCTACCAACCAGTAAATATGCTGTCATTATAGATGAAGCTCATTCATCTCAAGGTGGTGAAGCTACAAAGAAAATGAAAGAGGTTCTTTCTGCTAAGACATTAGAAGAAGCTGAAGAACTTGAGTTAGACTCTGGATTGGATGATGATGCGGAAGATGCAATTAGAAAATCTATGGAGGCAAGAGGCAAACAAGACAATTTAAGTTTCTTTGCTTTTACTGCTACTCCAAAAGCTAAAACTGTTGAGGTTTTCGGAACACCTGATGTAGATGATAAACCAAAACCGTTTCATCTATATAGCATGAAACAAGCCATTGAAGAAGGGTTTATTTTAGATGTGCTTCAAAACTACACCACTTATAAGACCTATTTTAGACTTTCTAAAGAGATAGAAGAAGACCCAAAGGTAAACAAGAAACAAGCTTCAAGAGCAATTGGTCGTTTTTTATCATTACATCCACATAATCTTGCCCAAAAGACGGAAGTTATTGTTGAACATTTTAGACAAGTTGTTTCTAAAAAGATTGGTGGGAAAGCAAAAGCTATGTTAGTCACTGGTTCTAGACTTCATGCCGTAAGATATAAGGAGGAGTTTGATAAATATATTAAAAGCAAAGGTTATTCAGATATTAAAACCATTGTAGCTTTTTCTGGAAAAGTTATCTATGAATCTTATCCTGAAGGTGTAACCGAAGTTGAACTTAATGGCTTTAAAGAAAAAGAGCTTCCTAAAAAGTTTGCAACAAATGAATACCAACTGCTTTTGGTAGCGGATAAATATCAAACAGGGTTTGACCAACCTTTATTACATACCATGTATGTTGATAAAAAACTGTCTGGTGTTAAATGTGTTCAAACACTTTCCAGATTGAACAGAATGCATGCAGGAAAGGAAGATACCTTTATTTTAGACTTCACAAATGAAGTTGAAGACATAATAAGCTCTTTTCAGCCATATTATGAGTTGACAACTATAGAGTCAAATACAGACCCTAACCATCTTTATGACTTGAAGAACGAGATTGAGAAGGCTCAAATAATTTGGCAATCAGAAGTTGATAATTTTTGCAATGTTTATTTTAATTCATTGAATGCTTTGAATGTTAAGCAGCAAGCCAAACTAAATGCTTATATAGACCCTGCTGTAGAACGTTTTAAGCAACTTCCTGAAGAGAACTCAAAAGAAGATGTAATTGGGACAGAAACTACTCAAGACAACTTTAAACATGCTTTACAATCTTTTACCAGAACCTATTCTTTTCTGACCCAAATAATGCCCTTTACAGATGTTGATTTAGAGAAGCTCTTCACCTATAGTAGATTTTTATTAAAGAAGCTTCCAAGGAAAAATCAAAGAGATAGATTTAAGTTAGGAGATGAAGTTTCTTTAGAATACTACAGACTTCAGAAGATAACGGAACAGAATTTAGCATTAGAGAGTCAAGGTGAGTATGGACTTGATGGTATTTCAGAATCTGGAATAAGAGTTACAAAAGAAGAAAAGGAAGCTTTGTCTGAAATCATAAGTGTAATAAACACAAAATTTGGAACAGAGTTTACAGAAGCAGACAAACTATTTTTTGACCAGATAGAAGAAGAATTGGTAGCTGATGACAAACTAACCGAGCAAGCCCAAAATAATACGTTAGACAACTTTAAATTTGGTTTTGAAGATGCTTTTATGGATAAGCTTATTGGAAGGATGGAGCAAAATCAAGATATCTTTTCAAAAATGATGGATGATAAGGATTTTGGAAAGATTGTACGGAACTATATGTTGAAGAAGGTTTATAAGCGATTAAATGAGTAA
- a CDS encoding ATP-binding protein yields the protein MEQLIATSNIANKVRNTNLPRTKPLMPLFEVISNSIHSIDEAIKAGLIKEGESKIVIKCIRNGAEETLKELKVIDNYPIHSFEVEDNGIGMNKDNLTSFIESDTDHKIEIGGKGVGRFVCLKAFKKLNIKSQYIDSDTSLKAISFDFKATKVGFENIQYPETKDSSVGTKVTLNNIKDEYQKNLNFALHSVAQEIVSHFKLYFIRKQEPTIIVRNQNNLEFNLTNVFNTEFKSEVLDATFDIQEEEFELYLTKSLKNLSHKINFCAHNRSVIREGLYSRIVDLGKKPITDEDGNKFYYQAYVVGQLLDEHVDTERIGFNFPDGHDEEDEESLDINLAKLRRASIKSIEELLEDYLTEVRENKIETYRPTIDEDLPQYRSTLAHRKEEVSKLPPDLPKDKLDIELYKIESKWRLEVKEEKIKLLDEKKDVTNLEEYTKKYEKFLSDFNEIGKSDLARYVVHRKTIIELLESLIEHKEDEKFENEDLVHSVFFPIKTTSDEITPDKQNLWLIDERLTYHSFLASDKSFKSVEGVTSDSKQRADLIIYNEAFAFSDSKSSPHNSFTIVEFKKPMRDDYKDYDEDKNPIEQSEKYIDNLLEGKVKGRNGRFVEVNEHTPFYIYIVCDVTPSLEKILKRREFEKTPDGKGYFKVKSKYYSAYFEVLPFEKVLDDAKKRNRILFEKLKID from the coding sequence ATGGAACAATTAATTGCAACTTCAAATATAGCAAACAAGGTAAGAAATACTAATCTACCTAGAACAAAGCCTTTAATGCCTTTGTTTGAAGTAATTAGTAACTCTATTCATTCCATTGATGAGGCTATTAAAGCTGGCTTAATAAAAGAAGGTGAAAGCAAGATTGTAATAAAGTGTATACGCAATGGCGCAGAAGAAACCCTAAAGGAACTAAAAGTCATTGATAATTACCCTATTCATTCCTTTGAAGTAGAAGATAATGGTATTGGTATGAATAAAGATAATTTAACATCCTTCATTGAATCTGATACAGACCATAAAATTGAAATTGGTGGTAAAGGAGTTGGAAGGTTTGTTTGTTTAAAAGCATTTAAGAAACTTAATATTAAGAGCCAATATATTGACTCAGACACATCGCTTAAAGCTATCTCGTTTGACTTTAAGGCAACAAAGGTTGGTTTTGAAAACATTCAATACCCTGAAACAAAAGACTCATCAGTAGGCACTAAAGTAACCTTAAATAATATTAAAGACGAGTATCAAAAAAATCTAAATTTTGCTTTGCATTCTGTAGCTCAAGAGATTGTTAGTCATTTTAAATTGTACTTTATTAGGAAACAAGAACCTACAATTATTGTTCGAAATCAAAACAATCTAGAATTTAATTTGACCAATGTTTTTAATACAGAATTTAAAAGTGAAGTTCTAGATGCAACTTTTGATATTCAGGAGGAAGAATTTGAGCTTTACCTTACTAAGTCTCTTAAAAACTTAAGCCATAAGATTAACTTTTGTGCACACAATAGAAGTGTAATTAGAGAAGGTCTTTATTCAAGGATTGTTGACCTTGGTAAAAAGCCAATTACTGATGAGGATGGGAACAAATTCTATTATCAAGCCTATGTAGTTGGACAATTATTAGATGAACACGTAGATACTGAAAGAATCGGTTTTAATTTTCCCGATGGTCATGATGAAGAGGATGAAGAGTCTTTAGATATAAATCTTGCTAAACTGCGAAGAGCATCAATAAAATCTATTGAAGAATTATTGGAAGACTACCTAACTGAAGTTAGAGAAAATAAAATTGAAACCTATAGACCAACAATAGATGAAGACTTACCACAATACAGAAGTACACTGGCTCACAGAAAGGAAGAAGTCTCTAAACTCCCTCCTGACCTTCCTAAAGATAAATTAGATATTGAACTTTATAAAATTGAGTCCAAATGGAGATTAGAAGTCAAGGAGGAAAAAATAAAGCTACTTGATGAAAAGAAAGATGTTACAAACCTTGAAGAATACACTAAGAAATACGAAAAGTTTTTAAGTGATTTTAATGAGATTGGTAAATCTGATTTGGCAAGATACGTGGTGCATAGGAAAACAATTATTGAGCTGCTCGAAAGCCTCATTGAGCACAAGGAAGATGAAAAATTTGAAAATGAAGACTTAGTACATTCTGTCTTTTTTCCTATCAAGACTACTTCAGATGAGATTACACCAGATAAACAAAATTTATGGCTTATCGATGAAAGACTAACGTACCATTCCTTCTTGGCATCGGATAAATCTTTTAAGAGTGTTGAAGGTGTAACTTCTGATAGTAAGCAAAGAGCTGACCTTATAATCTATAATGAAGCATTTGCTTTTTCTGATTCTAAAAGCTCTCCACACAACTCATTTACCATAGTTGAGTTCAAAAAACCTATGAGGGATGATTATAAGGATTATGATGAAGATAAAAACCCTATAGAGCAATCTGAAAAATATATTGATAATCTTCTTGAAGGAAAAGTAAAAGGAAGGAATGGGCGTTTTGTAGAGGTTAATGAACACACCCCTTTCTACATTTATATTGTTTGTGATGTAACGCCTTCATTAGAAAAGATATTAAAAAGAAGAGAGTTTGAAAAAACACCAGATGGTAAGGGTTACTTTAAGGTAAAGAGCAAATATTATTCGGCATATTTTGAAGTGTTACCTTTTGAAAAGGTTTTAGATGATGCTAAAAAAAGAAATAGGATATTATTTGAAAAATTGAAGATTGATTAA
- a CDS encoding DUF1643 domain-containing protein: MIKWTYITNEDNSARYTLGKLGSKMLFFVGINPSTARPDDLDRTVARVENFAFNNGYDGWLMLNVYPQRATNPKDMHLEINTKIHQEHIEQVKQFIKEHENFDICAAWGTEIDRRTYLKDCLKDLAEAIGYDKNWIYLHELTKYNHPRHPLYLPSSAKFSKFNIKEYLSND, translated from the coding sequence ATGATTAAATGGACATACATAACTAATGAAGATAATTCTGCTAGATATACACTTGGTAAGCTCGGTAGTAAAATGTTATTCTTTGTTGGAATTAATCCGAGTACTGCTAGACCTGATGATTTAGATAGAACAGTTGCAAGAGTTGAGAATTTCGCTTTCAATAATGGTTATGATGGTTGGTTGATGCTTAATGTATACCCTCAAAGAGCAACAAACCCAAAGGATATGCACCTTGAGATTAATACTAAAATACACCAAGAACACATTGAACAGGTTAAACAATTTATCAAGGAACATGAGAACTTTGACATTTGTGCTGCTTGGGGAACAGAAATAGATAGAAGAACGTACTTAAAAGATTGTTTAAAGGATTTGGCTGAAGCCATTGGCTATGATAAGAACTGGATTTATTTACACGAATTAACAAAGTACAATCATCCAAGACATCCTCTATACCTTCCCTCTTCTGCTAAATTTTCCAAGTTTAACATTAAAGAATATTTAAGCAATGATTGA